In one window of Paraflavitalea soli DNA:
- a CDS encoding SusC/RagA family TonB-linked outer membrane protein, with the protein MNHLLRIACRCLLMAAGLLLMLSLSAQDTEKKVSLNLKNVRLSEALTEVRKQTELNFIYSVDELNKHPHVTITVTGKKLTEVLDLLLKGTDMQYTVEKNTVIIKRKPAEEVVKSASDTTVQVSGEVLSFAGNALPGATVEDLGSGRSGLTNANGKYMIITGRRSTLRFSYVGMKSLQIPVRAEEGATTITKDVRLQEEPSQMSQVVVTGYQSIRKSEMVGSTNTVKREDLLFDGTNSIEQMIQGKLPGVVVMNNNGQVGTRQRVRVRGTSTLLSNQEPVWVVDGIIQTDPIPFQATSLNDVGNNFDMIRNYIGNSIAWLNPNDIEDVTVLKDAAATVLYGVKAANGVIVIKTKRGKQGRMSLNYSGGLAITEKLNYDKLNLMNSKERVDVSREIYDRRLLGPWVTEAVGYEHAISRYLNKEISYDQFNQEVKDLEVVNTNWIDLLYRTPFSHNHTVSISGGNEKVAYYTSLGYNQNFGNAKGNDTRSINGSINLDAQVSDKLTVGVRLSANQIRTDGFYRVDPFKYAQETSRAIPAFAPDGSLQYYEKGYSYNQPFKFNILNELAETGNQNDQRSFNGSLNVNYLILPSLRFESALGITSSNAVAEAYASEYSNYITTIRRYEYGTYGVGSQPYRESQLPHGGEFNTTESRNTSLTWRNSLAWNKLINRHRLGALVGQEMRSTKTNGVSTTTYGYFPDRGRNITLPPRRINDYNSANLIDNPLYLNMNNTIVDREANFLSYYGSLSYSYDERYVVTGSLRSDASNRFGQDKKHRFLPVWAGGIRWNVHNEPWMANQIWLSELNLRASYGWQGNVAENVGPDLIAQLPRSVVNSTTGEFELLIRSLGYKDLRWEKTKTVNLGLDLGVAKNRFILSLEYYRKRTDDLIIYKEVPVSYGIANMPVNAGTMLNHGMELTVSGTLVRSKDFVWNMSVNTSKNTNSLNTDVPRNNSWQNAADGKLYKKGYAVSSFWVFDFAGLDQQYGYPLFNIPKVSDKPIVERDATEYLVYGGRFDPDFTAGFSTSFRYRSLNLSTSFNMALGGKRILYKMFDGSGLPSAYNNMPKDFVNRWRKPGDEKITNIPSIPQWVPDANGNVQPAWTVVPNNNGSLGGYEEVYDIYNYSTARVVNGSFLRCNDISLSYNLGSKVIRLLGVKNLAFIASVRNPFIIVSKEYKGVDPEVATGNQPIPRVYSMTVNVSF; encoded by the coding sequence ATGAATCACCTGCTGCGTATCGCATGCCGCTGCCTCCTCATGGCCGCGGGACTACTGCTCATGCTTTCCCTGAGCGCACAGGACACCGAAAAAAAGGTGTCGCTCAACCTTAAAAACGTTCGCTTGTCGGAAGCGCTCACGGAAGTGAGGAAGCAAACGGAACTTAATTTCATTTACAGCGTGGATGAGCTCAACAAACATCCGCATGTCACGATCACTGTTACCGGCAAGAAACTGACAGAAGTGCTCGACCTGCTGCTGAAAGGAACGGATATGCAGTATACAGTAGAGAAGAATACCGTCATCATCAAACGCAAACCGGCGGAAGAAGTAGTAAAGTCTGCAAGCGATACCACGGTACAGGTAAGTGGCGAGGTGCTTTCCTTTGCCGGCAACGCCCTTCCCGGCGCCACAGTGGAAGACCTGGGCTCGGGCCGCTCCGGACTCACCAATGCCAACGGCAAATACATGATCATCACCGGCCGTCGCAGTACGCTACGATTCAGTTATGTAGGTATGAAATCCCTGCAAATACCCGTCCGCGCCGAAGAAGGCGCCACGACGATCACCAAAGATGTAAGGCTGCAGGAAGAACCCTCCCAAATGTCGCAGGTGGTAGTAACCGGCTATCAATCCATCCGTAAATCAGAAATGGTAGGTTCAACCAATACAGTAAAGCGGGAAGACCTGCTGTTTGATGGTACCAATAGTATTGAACAAATGATACAGGGTAAACTACCCGGTGTGGTGGTCATGAACAACAATGGGCAGGTAGGTACCCGCCAGCGTGTGCGGGTAAGGGGCACTTCTACCCTGCTCAGCAACCAGGAGCCGGTATGGGTAGTGGATGGCATCATCCAAACTGATCCCATTCCCTTCCAGGCAACCTCGCTCAATGATGTGGGCAATAACTTCGACATGATCCGCAATTATATAGGCAACTCCATCGCCTGGCTCAACCCCAATGACATTGAGGATGTAACGGTGCTGAAGGATGCAGCCGCCACGGTATTGTATGGCGTAAAAGCCGCCAACGGCGTGATTGTGATCAAAACAAAACGTGGTAAACAAGGACGCATGTCTTTGAACTATAGTGGTGGTCTTGCCATCACAGAGAAATTAAATTACGATAAGCTCAACCTGATGAACTCCAAAGAGCGTGTCGATGTTTCGCGCGAGATCTACGACCGGCGCCTGCTGGGTCCCTGGGTTACAGAGGCGGTCGGTTATGAACATGCTATCAGCCGCTACCTCAATAAAGAGATCTCCTACGACCAGTTTAACCAGGAAGTCAAGGACCTCGAAGTGGTCAATACCAACTGGATAGACCTGTTGTACCGAACGCCTTTCAGCCACAATCATACCGTCAGCATTTCAGGTGGCAATGAGAAAGTCGCTTATTATACGTCGCTGGGTTATAACCAGAACTTCGGCAATGCCAAGGGCAATGATACCCGCTCGATCAATGGTTCGATCAACCTCGACGCACAGGTGAGCGACAAATTGACGGTGGGCGTACGACTGAGCGCTAACCAGATCAGAACAGATGGCTTTTACCGGGTGGACCCTTTCAAATATGCGCAGGAGACAAGCCGCGCCATTCCCGCCTTTGCACCTGATGGCAGCCTGCAGTATTATGAAAAAGGTTATTCCTATAACCAACCTTTCAAATTCAATATCCTGAATGAACTGGCCGAAACAGGCAACCAGAATGACCAGCGCAGTTTCAATGGCAGCCTCAATGTGAACTACCTCATCCTGCCCAGCCTCCGTTTTGAAAGCGCCCTCGGTATCACTTCCAGCAATGCAGTAGCCGAAGCCTATGCGTCGGAATACAGCAATTACATCACGACTATCCGGCGTTATGAGTACGGCACCTATGGTGTAGGCAGCCAACCTTACCGGGAGTCGCAACTGCCCCATGGCGGCGAGTTCAATACGACCGAATCGCGCAATACCTCGCTGACATGGAGGAACAGCCTGGCCTGGAACAAGTTGATCAACCGCCACCGGCTGGGGGCCCTGGTGGGCCAGGAAATGCGCAGTACGAAAACCAATGGTGTATCAACCACCACCTATGGCTATTTTCCTGATCGTGGACGCAATATTACCCTCCCGCCCCGCCGGATCAATGATTATAATAGCGCCAACCTGATTGATAACCCGCTCTATCTAAATATGAATAACACCATTGTTGACCGGGAAGCCAACTTCCTGTCTTACTATGGCAGCCTTAGTTATTCCTACGATGAGCGCTATGTGGTGACCGGTAGTTTGCGTTCCGACGCCTCCAATCGCTTCGGGCAAGATAAGAAACACCGCTTTCTTCCCGTATGGGCCGGCGGCATACGCTGGAATGTGCACAATGAGCCCTGGATGGCCAACCAGATATGGCTAAGTGAGCTGAACCTGCGTGCCTCGTATGGCTGGCAGGGCAATGTAGCAGAAAATGTAGGTCCCGACCTCATCGCACAATTACCCCGCAGCGTGGTGAACAGCACCACCGGTGAGTTTGAATTGCTGATCAGATCATTGGGCTATAAAGACCTCCGTTGGGAAAAAACGAAGACCGTCAACCTTGGGCTTGACCTGGGAGTGGCCAAAAACCGCTTTATCCTGTCGCTGGAATATTACCGCAAACGCACTGATGACCTGATCATCTACAAAGAAGTGCCCGTATCATATGGCATTGCCAATATGCCTGTCAATGCAGGCACTATGCTCAACCATGGTATGGAGCTCACCGTCAGCGGCACGCTGGTACGTTCAAAGGACTTCGTATGGAATATGTCGGTCAATACTTCTAAAAACACCAATTCCCTCAACACGGATGTACCTCGTAACAATTCCTGGCAGAATGCAGCAGACGGAAAACTTTATAAAAAAGGATATGCGGTATCGTCCTTCTGGGTATTTGATTTCGCCGGCCTCGATCAGCAATACGGGTATCCCCTGTTCAATATCCCCAAAGTATCAGACAAACCGATCGTAGAGCGGGACGCCACGGAATACCTGGTATATGGTGGCCGGTTTGATCCGGATTTCACGGCCGGTTTTTCTACTTCATTCCGGTACAGATCGCTGAACCTGTCTACCTCTTTCAATATGGCCCTTGGCGGCAAACGCATCCTCTACAAGATGTTTGATGGTTCCGGACTTCCCAGCGCCTATAACAATATGCCGAAAGACTTTGTAAACCGCTGGAGAAAGCCGGGCGATGAAAAGATCACCAATATCCCCTCCATACCCCAATGGGTGCCCGACGCCAATGGCAACGTACAGCCTGCGTGGACCGTGGTGCCCAACAACAATGGCAGCCTGGGCGGTTATGAGGAAGTATACGATATCTACAATTATTCCACCGCCCGCGTGGTAAATGGATCTTTCCTGCGCTGCAATGATATTTCGCTAAGTTATAACCTGGGCAGCAAAGTGATCAGGCTGCTGGGCGTGAAAAACCTGGCATTCATAGCCTCCGTAAGAAACCCCTTCATTATCGTGAGCAAGGAATACAAAGGAGTAGATCCTGAAGTGGCAACCGGCAATCAGCCCATACCACGGGTTTATTCAATGACTGTCAACGTAAGTTTCTAA
- a CDS encoding FecR family protein: MQPPPWETVLRAIHSGQQPPAAAWQALTAEEQELLDLLQKEKLTAHALELLGNIDEEAAWRKVSEGLEKQRTQKRMVHMRFLRYAAIIVGILLMGATGYLLLKTDKQPVPRDVVSGTYITEPLNHKRATLVLDDGRRLDLHQQADSTIHQGQTAINNIDTSLLKYTAVTETLKPAGYNTLIIPRGGKYKIELADGTEVWLNAETILHYPVHFGGVASRKVVLEKGEAYFKVKPNAKLPFIVNAGEVDVRVLGTEFNVNTYTSVPTTTLVHGSVQLNGDAASSTLRPNEQAKYSNGAFVRKTVDTETYTAWRFGQMIYEEITLEEVMNMLGRQYDYTITFTDPALKGQKFGGRFKETEHIEDVLAAIGKAGDLKFSIRGKTIIVSPVLSK, translated from the coding sequence ATGCAACCACCACCATGGGAAACGGTACTCAGGGCTATTCACAGCGGCCAACAGCCGCCGGCAGCCGCCTGGCAGGCCCTGACAGCGGAAGAGCAGGAGTTACTAGACTTGTTGCAAAAGGAAAAGCTGACGGCCCATGCCCTAGAGCTGTTGGGCAATATAGATGAAGAAGCTGCCTGGCGAAAAGTGTCGGAAGGACTGGAAAAACAACGCACACAAAAGCGGATGGTGCACATGCGTTTCCTGCGCTATGCGGCTATCATCGTTGGTATACTATTGATGGGAGCCACTGGCTACCTCCTACTGAAAACAGATAAGCAACCTGTACCCCGGGACGTCGTATCCGGCACCTATATTACGGAGCCTCTTAATCATAAGCGGGCCACGTTGGTGCTGGACGATGGCCGGCGGCTCGACCTGCACCAGCAGGCGGACTCTACCATCCACCAGGGACAGACTGCTATTAATAATATTGATACGTCGCTGCTAAAGTATACCGCCGTTACGGAAACCCTGAAACCGGCAGGATACAATACACTGATCATTCCCAGGGGCGGTAAATACAAGATCGAACTGGCCGATGGAACGGAGGTATGGCTCAATGCGGAAACAATCCTCCATTACCCGGTCCATTTCGGCGGGGTGGCCAGCAGAAAGGTTGTCCTCGAAAAAGGGGAAGCATATTTCAAAGTGAAGCCCAATGCCAAACTACCCTTTATAGTTAATGCAGGTGAAGTAGATGTGCGCGTATTGGGTACTGAGTTCAATGTCAACACCTATACATCTGTTCCTACCACTACACTGGTACATGGGTCTGTACAACTCAACGGTGACGCAGCCAGTTCCACCCTGCGCCCCAATGAGCAGGCAAAGTATAGCAACGGTGCTTTCGTCCGCAAAACAGTAGATACAGAGACCTATACCGCCTGGCGGTTTGGTCAGATGATCTATGAAGAGATCACGCTCGAAGAAGTGATGAACATGCTTGGCCGCCAATATGATTATACAATCACCTTTACCGATCCCGCTTTAAAAGGTCAGAAGTTTGGAGGAAGGTTTAAAGAAACGGAACACATCGAAGACGTGCTTGCTGCCATAGGAAAAGCCGGCGACCTAAAATTCAGCATCCGGGGGAAGACCATTATTGTAAGCCCCGTCTTATCAAAGTAA
- a CDS encoding RNA polymerase sigma-70 factor gives MAAAFTITEYELMFRQHYRFLCLVAFRIVRDQAAAEDIVQDFYLRLWQRRMEVGEINAFQAYATRAVKNGAISFLRKQQTLSDEALSAIPDDANPLEEKELFISSASMTAKVMEVVEQLPAERKKIFLLHVMDRLSYTQIAEQNNISVNTVKTQMKKAYAFVRERVSDDALGLILLAIWLR, from the coding sequence ATGGCTGCTGCTTTTACAATAACGGAATATGAATTGATGTTCAGGCAACATTACAGGTTCCTTTGCCTGGTTGCTTTCCGGATTGTGAGGGACCAGGCTGCCGCCGAAGACATTGTTCAGGACTTCTACCTCCGATTATGGCAACGCCGTATGGAAGTGGGCGAGATCAACGCCTTCCAGGCCTATGCCACCCGGGCCGTTAAGAACGGCGCCATCAGTTTTCTCCGCAAACAACAAACCCTTTCTGATGAAGCCCTGAGCGCCATCCCCGATGACGCCAACCCGCTGGAAGAAAAAGAGCTTTTTATATCCAGCGCGTCCATGACGGCCAAGGTAATGGAAGTGGTAGAACAGCTTCCGGCAGAACGCAAAAAAATATTTCTCCTGCACGTTATGGACAGGCTCAGCTACACCCAGATAGCCGAGCAAAACAATATCTCCGTCAATACGGTAAAGACCCAAATGAAAAAAGCCTATGCTTTCGTAAGGGAACGGGTATCTGATGACGCATTAGGCCTTATCCTCCTGGCGATCTGGCTGCGCTAA
- a CDS encoding FG-GAP-like repeat-containing protein, with amino-acid sequence MRTLLLVLALALKAQLVFCQIPVINSFAPATGPVGTQVIITGNNFSTVSTDNKVYFGTLKATVIAASATSLTVAVPLGASFQPIAVAVNGLTGYSATPFIVTYPGGGMNFTSTSFNAPTALSGGGFVSSGDMDGDGRTDLIYTLFSFDEVHILRNTSQGNGFSYTNEVFGGTINPISAAAADLNGDGLPELIVASLTFNCIKVLKNLSTPGNILFDWPLTLGTGNEPRKLAIADLDNDGKADIVVTNQSSNTISVLRNTSTSSNISFSTRIDLATAASPEGVCIGDLDGDGNRDIAVACYSNASVIHVFKNNAVPGNMAFQPRMDLSTGPFPWDVNIGDLDGDGKPELLASGSNSVAVFKNTSAGSLSFAARIDLPTGSSPRGMALSDLDADGKPEIITANWVVESTVAVLKNNSTTGTIAFTPFITYNTQTGPGSLALADLNGDGLTDITSGNSQSFSLSYLQNNLGILTGIPQCPALVQPANNTTNLPYNVPQVFRWRKEPNATSYQLRIIQQSGAYTEVTTTDTFYTFTPAAGINYTWKVKPVNMLDAAATCPGFTFSTCAPVANAITITAEGNADKCATDSVKLKASLTGNIQWFLDQQPIAGATADTLWARAPGQYTLRVSNGGCYSDPSNTITINNLPTPVKPSLTVQGALEFCEGGSATLTSSLNINNQWFKNNTAIGTANGLTYNAITTGTYFVRVANSSSGCYNYSDTVSVTVLPVPATPTITVTGNTTFCNGGSVTLQSSAASGYQWIKSGFPIIGAGNQQYIANESGTYTVQVSANGCTSAASAGVVITVNAIPATPTITPAGNLSFCTGDSVKLQSSIASGNQWFKNGTAITGATNQDYYAKEAASYTVQATQNGCTGALSTPSVTTLLPLPAKPTISSNGIAMNATAGYTSYQWYFNNNLITGATASTYPTTQAGMYKVTVKDNKGCGITSDDFNFVYTAVNDVEWQGYTISWFPNPTHDNLLIKVTAQTSLRGLVTVRVVDMTGKLVQQEKVLKPGLNKVTLEKLPAGIYWALLKSGQSEKAVKILKVN; translated from the coding sequence ATGAGAACCCTCCTCCTGGTGCTTGCACTGGCACTCAAGGCACAACTAGTGTTTTGCCAAATACCCGTTATTAATTCCTTCGCCCCTGCTACAGGCCCTGTTGGTACACAGGTAATCATCACCGGCAACAACTTCAGCACCGTTAGTACCGACAACAAAGTGTATTTCGGTACGCTGAAAGCAACCGTAATAGCAGCCAGCGCCACCTCACTCACTGTAGCGGTACCGCTGGGTGCCAGTTTCCAGCCAATTGCCGTGGCGGTGAACGGGCTCACCGGCTATAGCGCCACCCCATTTATTGTCACTTATCCTGGCGGAGGCATGAACTTTACGTCCACTTCATTTAATGCCCCCACGGCTCTGAGCGGCGGCGGTTTCGTGTCGTCCGGCGATATGGATGGCGATGGCAGAACAGACCTGATCTATACTCTTTTCTCCTTTGATGAAGTGCATATACTAAGAAATACGAGCCAGGGCAATGGATTCTCCTATACCAACGAAGTTTTTGGCGGTACCATCAATCCAATCAGCGCAGCAGCTGCCGACCTCAATGGAGATGGCTTGCCTGAGCTGATCGTTGCGAGCTTAACCTTCAACTGCATTAAAGTATTGAAGAATCTCAGTACTCCCGGTAATATTTTATTCGACTGGCCTTTAACCCTGGGCACCGGCAATGAACCCCGTAAGCTGGCGATTGCCGACCTGGACAATGATGGCAAAGCCGATATCGTGGTCACCAACCAAAGCAGCAATACCATTTCTGTTCTGAGAAATACTTCTACCAGTAGCAATATTTCCTTCAGCACCAGGATTGATCTTGCTACGGCTGCCTCACCGGAAGGAGTATGCATTGGCGACCTTGATGGCGATGGCAATCGTGATATTGCAGTGGCCTGCTATAGTAATGCCAGTGTAATACATGTATTTAAGAATAACGCTGTGCCAGGAAATATGGCTTTTCAACCCAGGATGGACCTTTCAACGGGGCCTTTTCCCTGGGATGTGAATATTGGCGACCTTGATGGTGACGGAAAACCCGAATTACTGGCCAGCGGCAGCAATAGTGTAGCTGTGTTTAAAAATACAAGTGCCGGCAGTTTGTCCTTTGCTGCCCGTATTGATCTTCCAACAGGCAGCAGTCCGAGAGGCATGGCCTTGAGTGATCTGGATGCAGACGGAAAACCAGAGATCATTACGGCCAACTGGGTCGTGGAATCGACCGTGGCCGTTTTAAAGAACAACTCGACCACCGGTACCATCGCTTTTACTCCCTTTATCACTTACAATACCCAAACAGGCCCTGGCAGCCTCGCACTCGCCGATCTGAATGGTGATGGCCTCACAGATATTACTTCGGGCAATTCACAAAGCTTTTCACTTTCCTATCTGCAAAACAACCTCGGCATCCTCACCGGCATTCCCCAATGCCCTGCGCTGGTGCAGCCTGCCAACAATACCACCAACCTGCCCTATAATGTACCACAGGTATTCAGGTGGAGAAAAGAACCCAATGCCACCAGCTACCAATTGAGGATAATACAACAAAGCGGCGCTTATACGGAAGTGACTACCACCGATACCTTTTATACTTTTACCCCCGCGGCTGGCATCAACTATACCTGGAAGGTGAAACCGGTGAACATGCTTGATGCAGCAGCTACCTGCCCGGGCTTCACCTTCAGCACCTGTGCGCCAGTTGCCAATGCTATCACGATTACTGCCGAAGGCAATGCCGACAAATGTGCTACCGACTCTGTGAAGCTAAAAGCCAGCCTCACCGGAAATATCCAATGGTTCCTCGATCAGCAGCCCATTGCCGGTGCCACAGCAGATACCCTCTGGGCCAGGGCTCCGGGCCAGTATACCCTGCGGGTATCGAATGGTGGTTGTTACTCAGACCCCTCCAATACCATTACCATCAACAACCTGCCCACGCCCGTTAAACCTTCGCTTACCGTACAAGGCGCTCTTGAATTCTGCGAAGGTGGCTCGGCAACACTTACTTCCAGTCTTAACATCAATAATCAATGGTTCAAAAACAATACCGCCATCGGCACCGCCAATGGTCTTACTTATAATGCTATTACTACCGGCACTTACTTTGTACGCGTGGCCAACAGCAGTTCGGGTTGTTACAATTATTCCGATACCGTCAGCGTCACTGTCCTTCCTGTTCCGGCCACTCCCACGATCACTGTTACCGGCAATACGACCTTCTGCAATGGGGGAAGCGTCACGCTGCAATCATCCGCGGCCAGCGGCTACCAATGGATCAAAAGCGGCTTCCCCATTATAGGCGCTGGCAACCAGCAATACATTGCCAACGAATCAGGCACCTATACGGTACAGGTATCCGCTAATGGTTGTACATCGGCTGCCAGCGCAGGCGTAGTGATCACGGTCAATGCCATACCCGCCACGCCCACCATCACGCCCGCCGGCAACCTTTCCTTTTGCACGGGCGATAGTGTGAAGCTGCAATCGTCCATCGCCAGTGGTAACCAATGGTTCAAAAATGGCACGGCAATAACAGGCGCTACCAACCAGGACTATTATGCCAAAGAAGCGGCTTCCTATACCGTACAGGCAACACAGAATGGTTGTACCGGCGCATTGAGTACCCCATCCGTCACCACTCTGCTGCCCTTGCCCGCCAAACCAACGATCAGCAGCAACGGCATTGCTATGAATGCCACTGCGGGCTATACATCCTATCAATGGTACTTCAACAACAACCTGATTACGGGCGCTACGGCCAGCACATATCCTACCACCCAGGCTGGTATGTACAAAGTAACCGTCAAAGACAATAAAGGCTGTGGCATCACTTCAGACGATTTCAATTTTGTATATACCGCTGTGAACGATGTGGAATGGCAGGGCTACACCATCAGTTGGTTTCCCAACCCTACGCACGATAACCTGCTCATTAAAGTAACTGCACAAACCAGTCTGAGGGGCCTTGTTACTGTACGCGTGGTGGATATGACCGGCAAGCTGGTGCAGCAGGAAAAGGTATTGAAGCCCGGATTGAATAAAGTAACGCTGGAGAAATTGCCGGCAGGAATATATTGGGCCCTGCTAAAGAGCGGACAATCAGAAAAAGCAGTAAAAATATTGAAAGTGAATTAA